A genome region from Blautia coccoides includes the following:
- a CDS encoding ArsR/SmtB family transcription factor codes for MKMDETVEMCDCVHTHEHIQKKVIPDENTLYGLADLFKVFGDPTRIRILYALSAGELCVCDIASVLNMTQSAISHQLRVLKQIKLVKFRRDGKTVYYSLADTHVETILSQGLEHVQE; via the coding sequence ATGAAAATGGATGAAACTGTAGAGATGTGTGATTGCGTGCATACACATGAACATATACAAAAAAAGGTAATACCCGATGAAAATACACTATATGGACTGGCAGATTTGTTCAAGGTTTTTGGAGATCCCACCAGAATTCGGATCTTGTATGCTTTGTCAGCCGGGGAGCTGTGTGTATGTGATATCGCTTCCGTGCTGAATATGACACAGAGCGCAATTTCCCATCAGCTCAGAGTGTTGAAGCAGATCAAACTGGTAAAGTTCCGAAGAGACGGTAAGACAGTCTATTATTCTTTGGCAGATACACATGTGGAGACCATACTCAGCCAGGGGCTGGAGCATGTGCAGGAGTGA